A single window of Anaerohalosphaeraceae bacterium DNA harbors:
- the argS gene encoding arginine--tRNA ligase, producing MRNLLTILEERISQALRQASGLNEAPALVSPSKNPAFGDYQANGVMAAAKHLKTNPRQLADQVVRLLQIDDLCETVEIAGPGFINLRLNPSLLEQRLLGMFADPVRLGMEPAEKPKTIVVDYSGPNIAKEMHVGHLRSTIIGDWIARVHDFEGHRVIRQNHIGDWGTQFGMLTAYLKAEYPQVLENPSSAAIADLEVFYQNAKQRSEQDPEFEKTARAEVVKLHNHDPQTIRLWQHIVEQSRRHYQPIYALLNITLKREDERGESFYAAMLPEVVKELRQKGLAVNSEGAVCVFPKGFAGKNGAPLPFIIQKSDGAYLYATTDLAALRFRIAQLGADRIVYVTDARQTLHFQMLFETARSAGWTDSRVELVHVTFGTMLGPDGRPFKTREGGTVKLKDLLEEAVEKARAVVEEKNPSLPAEQKAAIARAVGIGAVKYADYANNRDTDYVFSFDKMLAMDGNTAPYMQYAYARIRSIERKAAGKEVDVERELAGIERVVLSDAAEIELAKKLISYEQAIESAAASYRPNLLTAYLYDLSQSFSRFYNACPVLGAPADVRPSRLLLCELTARVIRHGMQDLLGIETPEQM from the coding sequence ATGAGGAATCTGCTGACGATTCTGGAGGAGCGGATTTCGCAGGCCCTGCGGCAGGCAAGCGGGCTGAACGAGGCGCCCGCGCTGGTGAGCCCCTCAAAGAACCCGGCCTTCGGGGATTACCAGGCCAACGGGGTGATGGCCGCCGCCAAGCACCTCAAAACGAATCCGAGACAGTTAGCCGACCAGGTCGTCCGGCTTCTGCAGATAGATGACCTGTGCGAAACTGTCGAGATTGCCGGGCCGGGATTTATCAATCTGCGGCTGAACCCTTCTCTGCTGGAGCAGCGGCTGCTGGGAATGTTTGCCGACCCGGTTCGACTTGGAATGGAGCCGGCGGAAAAACCAAAAACCATCGTGGTGGACTACTCCGGGCCGAACATCGCCAAGGAAATGCACGTCGGCCATCTGCGAAGCACCATCATCGGCGACTGGATCGCCCGCGTTCACGACTTTGAAGGACATCGCGTTATCCGCCAGAATCATATCGGCGACTGGGGAACACAGTTCGGAATGCTGACGGCATATCTGAAAGCCGAGTATCCGCAGGTTCTGGAGAATCCCTCTTCGGCGGCAATTGCGGATTTGGAGGTCTTCTACCAAAACGCCAAGCAGCGAAGCGAACAGGACCCGGAGTTTGAAAAGACGGCTCGGGCAGAGGTGGTCAAACTGCACAATCACGACCCCCAAACCATCCGGCTCTGGCAGCATATTGTGGAGCAGTCGCGCCGACACTATCAGCCGATTTATGCCCTGTTGAATATAACACTGAAGCGGGAGGATGAGCGGGGAGAAAGTTTTTATGCGGCGATGCTGCCGGAGGTGGTCAAGGAGCTGCGGCAGAAAGGGCTGGCGGTCAATTCGGAGGGGGCAGTGTGCGTGTTTCCGAAGGGATTTGCCGGCAAGAACGGCGCCCCCCTGCCGTTTATAATTCAGAAATCCGACGGAGCGTATCTGTATGCGACCACGGATTTGGCGGCACTGCGGTTTCGCATTGCTCAGCTCGGAGCGGACAGGATTGTCTATGTGACGGACGCCCGGCAGACACTCCATTTTCAAATGCTGTTTGAGACGGCCCGTTCGGCGGGCTGGACGGACAGCCGGGTGGAACTGGTGCACGTGACATTCGGCACGATGCTCGGGCCGGATGGGCGGCCGTTTAAGACACGCGAAGGCGGCACGGTCAAACTGAAGGACCTGCTCGAAGAGGCCGTGGAAAAGGCGCGGGCGGTGGTGGAGGAGAAAAACCCTTCTCTGCCCGCCGAACAAAAGGCGGCCATCGCGCGGGCGGTGGGAATCGGGGCGGTCAAATACGCCGACTACGCCAACAACCGCGATACGGACTACGTGTTCAGCTTTGACAAGATGCTGGCGATGGACGGCAACACAGCCCCGTATATGCAGTATGCCTACGCCCGCATCCGCTCGATCGAGCGCAAGGCGGCGGGCAAAGAAGTAGATGTGGAGCGGGAACTGGCAGGAATCGAGCGGGTTGTCCTGTCGGATGCGGCGGAAATCGAACTGGCCAAGAAACTCATCAGCTATGAGCAGGCGATTGAATCGGCGGCAGCCTCGTACCGGCCGAATCTGCTGACGGCCTACCTGTACGACCTGTCGCAGTCATTCAGCCGATTTTACAACGCCTGTCCGGTGCTGGGGGCTCCGGCGGATGTGCGTCCGAGCCGCCTGCTACTCTGTGAACTGACCGCACGGGTCATTCGCCACGGAATGCAGGACCTTTTGGGGATAGAAACTCCGGAACAGATGTAG
- the nikR gene encoding nickel-responsive transcriptional regulator NikR, with translation MGKIERVGISLEQELLAKFDALIEKQGYPNRSEAVRDLIRARLEQEYLADPSADAVAAILLIYDHHLTGLTAKLTHLQHSHLLHIITTTHVHLDHHNCLEVIILKGKVKEIQSLADRMTSLKGVKLSRVNIMSAAGA, from the coding sequence ATGGGCAAAATTGAACGCGTGGGAATCTCGCTGGAGCAGGAATTGCTCGCCAAGTTCGACGCCCTGATTGAAAAACAGGGCTATCCAAACCGTTCTGAAGCCGTCCGAGATTTGATTCGGGCACGGCTGGAGCAGGAGTATCTGGCTGACCCCTCAGCGGATGCCGTGGCGGCGATTCTCTTAATTTATGATCATCATCTGACCGGCCTGACTGCCAAACTTACCCATCTTCAGCACAGCCACCTTCTCCATATTATCACAACGACCCACGTGCATCTGGACCATCACAATTGTCTGGAGGTCATTATCCTCAAAGGGAAAGTAAAGGAAATCCAGTCACTGGCCGACCGAATGACCAGCTTGAAGGGGGTCAAGTTAAGCCGTGTGAATATTATGTCCGCGGCGGGGGCCTAA
- the rsfS gene encoding ribosome silencing factor: MAAKKTTKKKSAEKTPARRKTKKEPIAPDRQFAMAAAAIARDRHCSDIVILDLRTISPATNYFVIATSTSDRQARSVADEISDAGERFNYPRFGRAGYEQGRWILLDFVDVVVHLFNAETRAYYNLEMLWGDAQRLELEEPDRR, from the coding sequence TTGGCAGCAAAAAAAACGACCAAAAAGAAATCGGCCGAGAAAACACCGGCCAGGCGAAAAACCAAAAAGGAGCCTATTGCACCCGACAGACAGTTTGCGATGGCGGCGGCGGCGATTGCGCGGGACCGTCACTGCAGCGATATTGTGATTCTGGACCTGCGGACCATCAGTCCGGCGACGAATTATTTCGTGATTGCCACCAGCACCAGCGACCGGCAGGCCCGCAGCGTGGCCGATGAGATTTCGGATGCGGGAGAGCGGTTCAATTATCCGCGGTTCGGGCGGGCCGGCTATGAACAGGGGCGGTGGATTCTGCTGGATTTTGTAGATGTCGTGGTGCACCTGTTCAACGCGGAAACGCGGGCATATTACAACCTGGAGATGCTCTGGGGGGATGCCCAGCGGCTGGAGCTGGAGGAGCCGGACAGGCGATGA